From the genome of Vicia villosa cultivar HV-30 ecotype Madison, WI linkage group LG2, Vvil1.0, whole genome shotgun sequence, one region includes:
- the LOC131645849 gene encoding uncharacterized protein LOC131645849 — protein MVDMSDMKDGALREIDMDESVFGIEFKSHITIDDLQEIFDQDQLGVSNMQSYIRLLYDRVLRGTALSNRFRFVSSAHCSGMEIVSDPESVRQRLVDRFMSTGNTECLHLWAYNTRPVGAHWLLLAINPIREVVYYLNSVKGEWTNYPAMKEIVDLSIQVFRSQRDAQVSRTKSNNITWIEVQCPIQRNSSDCGYFVLRFMKEIIQANQLEIPPTYLDEFRAAGYSKLKLEEIKEELCQFYIKQFFMQI, from the exons atggttgatatgtccgatatgaaggatggtgctttacgggaaatcgatatggatgaaagtgtcttcggtattgagttcaagtcacatattacaattgacgacttgcaagagatttttgaccaggatcaactaggcgtcagtaatatgcaatcatacatccg gttgttgtatgacagagtgttgcgcgggactgcattgtctaacagattccggttcgtgtcttccgcccattgcagcggaatggaaattgtttcggatccggaatctgttagacagcgcttagtcgatagattcatgtccaccggcaatacagaatgtctgcatctttgggcgtataatacccgaccagtagg agcacactggttgctgcttgctatcaacccgataagggaagtcgtgtattatctgaattcggtaaagggtgaatggaccaattatccggccatgaaggaaatcgttgattt atcaatacaagtattccgtagtcaacgggacgcacaggtatcccggactaaatcaaacaacatcacctggatcgaagtgcag tgtccgatacagcgtaacagttcagactgcggatactttgtattgaggtttatgaaagaaatcattcaggcgaatcaattagagattcctcccacg taccttgacgaattccgtgctgctgggtactcgaagctaaagttagaagaaatcaaagaggaattgtgtcaattttatattaagcaatttttcatgcagatttga
- the LOC131648543 gene encoding glutelin type-D 1-like gives MDIDLTPKLLKKVYGDNGGSYYSWSPSELPMLREGNIGAAKLALEKNGFATPRYSDSSKVAYVLQGSGVAGIVQPESEEKVLAIKTGDALALPFGVVTWWFNKEDTELVILFLGDTSKAHKAGEFTDFFLTGPNGIFTGFSTEFVGRAWDLDETNVKTLVGKQTGKGIVKLDGSISLPEPKDGDRKGMVLNCLEAPLDVDVKNGGRVVVLNTKNLPLVGEVGLGADLVRLDGNAMCSPGFSCDSAFQVTYVVRGSGRVQVVGVDGKRVLETTLKAGNLFIVPRFFVVSKICDPEGMEWFSIITTPNPIFTHMAGSSSVWKALSSLQHGRA, from the coding sequence ATGGATATTGATCTCACTccaaaattgttgaagaaagtgtACGGTGACAATGGTGGATCGTATTACAGTTGGTCACCATCTGAACTTCCTATGCTGCGTGAAGGTAACATTGGTGCTGCCAAGTTAGCTCTTGAGAAGAACGGTTTTGCCACTCCTCGGTACTCCGATTCTTCCAAAGTTGCATATGTTCTTCAAGGAAGTGGAGTTGCTGGAATTGTGCAACCTGAATCAGAAGAGAAGGTTCTTGCAATTAAGACTGGTGATGCTTTAGCACTTCCTTTTGGTGTTGTGACATGGTGGTTCAACAAAGAGGACACTGAGTTGGTTATTTTGTTTCTTGGAGATACTTCAAAAGCACATAAGGCTGGTGAGTTCACTGATTTTTTCCTAACTGGTCCTAACGGAATCTTTACCGGATTTTCGACTGAGTTTGTGGGAAGAGCTTGGGACTTGGACGAGACCAATGTGAAGACCCTTGTTGGGAAACAAACCGGGAAAGGGATTGTGAAGCTTGACGGAAGCATCAGCCTTCCTGAGCCTAAAGATGGAGACAGGAAAGGTATGGTCTTGAATTGTCTAGAGGCACCATTGGATGTCGATGTTAAGAATGGCGGAAGGGTTGTTGTTTTGAACACCAAGAACCTTCCTTTGGTTGGTGAGGTTGGTCTAGGAGCTGACCTTGTGAGGCTTGATGGAAATGCCATGTGCTCGCCTGGATTCTCTTGCGATTCTGCTTTCCAGGTTACTTATGTTGTTAGGGGAAGCGGACGCGTTCaagttgttggtgttgatggCAAGAGGGTTTTGGAGACTACTTTGAAGGCTGGAAATTTGTTCATTGTCCCAAGGTTTTTCGTCGTCTCCAAGATTTGTGACCCCGAGGGAATGGAGTGGTTTTCTATCATCACTACTCCTAATCCCATCTTTACACACATGGCTGGAAGTTCTTCGGTGTGGAAGGCATTAtcatcactacaacacggaagggct
- the LOC131648544 gene encoding uncharacterized protein LOC131648544 yields the protein MASSSSTKVSMKLLIDTKNNKVLFDEASKPVIDFLFNLLCLPIGTVAKLLSSNNMVGSLGNLYQSVENLDQNYMQPFQTKDVLLNPKAQSSSTQISGFLTRNHANEDKDEEIKLFMCPNKSYSSCSNFMSSEVHYIGNKKVAEKKKGFSNNKSGFVKDVITFMVMDDLVIHAISTISSITLLNKFNIKEIGTLQEKIVEMGMNMLLTHLLSDSLCLIAGMCNTLPIFV from the exons ATGGCGTCTTCTTCTTCCACCAAAGTATCCATGAAGCTTCTTATTGACACAAAGAATAACAAAGTTCTCTTTGATGAAGCTTCAAAACCTGTCATAGACTTTCTCTTCAACTTGCTATGCTTACCTATTGGTACTGTAGCTAAGCTTCTAAGTTCAAATAACATGGTAGGTAGCTTAGGAAATCTGTATCAAAGTGTTGAAAATTTGGACCAGAATTACATGCAACCATTTCAAACCAAGGATGTTCTCTTAAACCCAAAAGCTCAAAGCTCTTCCACTCAAATCTCAGGCTTCCTTACTCGTAACCATGCCAATGAAGACAAAGATGAAGAAATAAAGTTGTTCATGTGTCCAAATAAGT CCTATTCTTCTTGCTCAAACTTTATGAGCAGTGAAGTTCATTATATTGGAAATAAGAAGGTTGctgaaaaaaaaaaaggtttttccaATAACAAGAGTGGTTTTGTGAAAGATGTTATAACCTTTATGGTGATGGATGATTTGGTGATTCATGCAATATCAACAATATCAAGCATCACACTGTTAAACAAGTTCAATATCAAGGAAATTGGTACTTTGCAAGAAAAGATCGTTGAAATGGGAATGAATATGCTTCTAACCCATCTGTTGTCTGACTCGCTATGTTTGATCGCTGGAAtgtgtaataccctaccaatatttGTCTAA